TTTCTGAAGCTTGCGCGGCGAGGCGGGAAGGTTGCGGTCTTGTGCGTTCTGGTCGGCCATGGCAAAGCGCTCTGAAGCGCTTCGTCATTGTTCCGGGGGGGTCGGCGGACTTGAGCGAGATGAAAGGGGAAGAAACAGGGTATTTCGAGGCTCGTAGCATGCGGCCTGGATGAGGAGAACCGATGGACCAGGGACCGCTGTTTCCCGGCTTCGTGCCCCACCGCATCTCGACCGAGCCGGCGGTGGAGATCCACGCGCTCGTGGGCGGCAGCGGGCCGCCGCTGCTGCTGCTGCACGGCCATCCGCAGACCCATGCGATCTGGCACCGGGTGGCGCCGGCGCTGGCCGAGCGCTTCACGCTGGTCCTGGCCGACCTGCGCGGCTACGGCGACTCGTCCAAGCCCGCCGGTGCGGCAGACCATGTCAACTACAGCAAGCGGGTGATGGCGCGCGACATGCTGCGGCTGATGCACTCACTGGGCTTCCAGGCGTTCAGCGTGCTGGCCCACGACCGCGGCGCGCGGCTGGCGCATCGGCTGGCCCTGGACCATGCCGGCGCGGTCCGTCGCCTGGTCCTGCTCGACATCGCGCCGACGCTCGCCATGTACGAGCAGACGACGCAGGCGTTCGCGCGCGCGTACTGGCATTGGTTCTTCCTCATCCAGCCGGCGCCCTTGCCCGAACGCCTGATCGAGGCCGACCCGGCGGCGTATGTCCGCGACGTGATGGGCCGGCGCAGCGCCGGCCTCGCGCCATTCGATCCGCGGGCGCTGGCTGAATACATGCGCGCCCTTTCCCTGCCCGGCACGGCGCACGGCATCTGCGAGGACTACCGTGCCAGCGCCGGCATCGACCTCGAGCACGACCGGCAGGATCTGGCGAACGGACGACGGCTTTCGATGCCGGTGCTGGCGCTGTGGGGCGAGCACGGGGTGGTGCACCGCTGCTTCCAGCCGCTGGGCGAATGGCAGCGCGTGGCCGACGATGTGCGCGGGGAGGCCTTGCCGTGCGGGCACTACATCGCGGAGGAAGCGCCCGACCTGCTGGTGGCCAAGGCGTTGCCGTTTCTCGCGGGCTCTTCCACTCCCGCGAGCGGGAGAGGGTCGGGGTGAGGTCTCTCCCGCGAGTGGGAGAGAAGCAGAAAGGTCAGAACCCCAGGCTCGCCAGCAGATCGTCCACTTCGCCCTGGTTCGACACCACGTCGGTGCGCGTCGACGGATCGACCACCGGCCCGTTGAGGGCTTCGGTCACCACGGGCGTCTTGGCCACCTGATCCGGTGGCGCCACCTGGATCAGCAGCTTCACCAGGCTGTCCTCCAGATCCCCGGCCAGCTTGACGACCTTGGCCACCACCTGGCCGGTGAGGTCGTGGAAGTCCTGGGCCATCATGATGTCGGTCAGGTGCTGGTCGATGCGCGCCGTGGCGGCCTCGACGTCGTCGACGAAGTTCATCACCGAGCCGGAGGCCACCGCGCGCACCGGATCGGCGACGATGGATTGCGCCATGGCCCGGGTCTCGCGCGCGATCTTCTCGTGCTCGGCCTTGGCCTGATCGACCGAGTTCAGCACCTTCTCGGCCGCGTCGCCGGTCTTCTTGGCAACGTAGTTCAGGCGGCTGCGCGCGTCGGGCAGGTTGTCGGCGGCGATCTGCAGGTGCGGCATGACGCCCAGCTGCTGCAGCGTGTCGTGCAGCAGCCGGGTCAGGTGGCCGATCTGCTCGTACACCTCGGGCGAGGCGCCTACCGGGGCAGGCGGGGCGAGCGTGGTGGAGTCTTCCATCTTCATGGCTGGTTCCTCACGCCGCGGCCATGAGCTTCTGCATGATCTTCTGCACCTTCTCCTCGAGCGTCGCTTTGGTGAAGGGCTTGACGATGTAGCCGGCCGCGCCGTCCTGGGCGGCGCGCACGATGTCCTCCTTGCGCGCCTCGGCGGTGACCATCAGCACCGGCAGGTGCTTCAGGCTCTCGTCCTTCTTCACCGCGGCCAGCAGCTCGAAGCCGTTCATGTTCGGCATGTTGATGTCGCTGACGACGAAGTCGAACTTCGCGTTCTTCAGCATGTTCAGCGCGACCGCGCCGTCCTCGGCTTCCTCGGCGTTGTTGTAGCCGATCTCCTTCAACAGGCCGCGCACGATGCGGCGCATCGTCGAGAAGTCGTCGACGATCAGGAACTTCATGTCGGTCGGGGGGGTGCTCATCACTGTCCTCGTCAAGTGGCCGCCGTGGCGTTTGCGGCCTTTATCGGGAATTCGGAAGGGAAGTTGAGGGCTCGGCTTCGGCGCCGACTGCGGCGTCCGACACATCCACCGGCTCGGTGGGACGGCCGAAGAAGCGGTCCTCGGCGTCGCGGTTCATCACGATGATGCTGATGCGCCGGTTGGCCGGATTCAACGGGTCGCTGCGGTCGAGCAGTGCGCTCGAGGCGAGGCCCTGCACGCGCAGCACGCGGGCGTCGGGCAGGCCGCCAGCCACCAGCTCGCGGCGCGACGCGTTGGCGCGGTCGGCCGACAGCTCCCAGTTGCTGTAGCCGCGCTCGCCGGCCGAGAACGCCGCCGCGTCGGTGTGGCCTTCGAGCGTGAGGCGGTTGGGCACTTCGGTGAGCACTTCGCCGATCAGCCGCAGCAGCTCGCGCATGTAGGGCTGCACCGTCGCGCTGCCGCTGGAGAACATCGGCCGCTGCTGCTCGTCGACGATCTGGATGCGCAGGCCATCGGCCGTCATGTCAAGGCGGATCTGCGACTTCAGCGCCGCCAGCCTGGCGTTGTTGGCGAGCTTGCCTTCGAAGCTGTTCTTCAGCCCCTGCAGCCGCTCCAGCTCGGCCCGCCGCTGCGCCGCCTTGAAGGCCTGCAGGTTGATGGTCTTGCGCGTCTTCTCGGTGTCGCCGTTCTTCACCTGGCCGCCCTGGCGCGACAGGTCCGCGCCGCCGCCCTTGATGACGTGCGACGAATCGCCCGAGCCGCTGCCGCCCATCAGCGCGACCTTGAGCGGCGAGTTGAAGTAGTCGGCGATGCCCTTCTTGTCGCCTTCGGTGGTGGAGCCGAGCAGCCACATCAGCAGGAAGAAGGCCATCATCGCCGTGACGAAGTCGGCGTAGGCGATCTTCCAGGCGCCGCCGTGGTGTCCGTGGCCGCCTTTCTTGATGCGCTTGACGATGATCGGCTGGAGCTTCTTGGAGTCACCGGCCATGATGCGTGTCCTTGCACGGTGGGTGCCCGCACGGGGGGGCCGGCCTGCGGCCGGCATGACTCAATGCACGACTCCCCCTGCCCCCCTCCGAGAGGGGGTTCCCGCTCGACCGACGACACCCACCAGCCTCCATCCGAGAGAAAGGCTGGAGGGAGCTGTGCATCAAGCCATGCCGGCCGCAGGCCGGCCTCAGCGATGCCTG
The Piscinibacter sp. XHJ-5 DNA segment above includes these coding regions:
- a CDS encoding protein phosphatase CheZ, giving the protein MKMEDSTTLAPPAPVGASPEVYEQIGHLTRLLHDTLQQLGVMPHLQIAADNLPDARSRLNYVAKKTGDAAEKVLNSVDQAKAEHEKIARETRAMAQSIVADPVRAVASGSVMNFVDDVEAATARIDQHLTDIMMAQDFHDLTGQVVAKVVKLAGDLEDSLVKLLIQVAPPDQVAKTPVVTEALNGPVVDPSTRTDVVSNQGEVDDLLASLGF
- the motB gene encoding flagellar motor protein MotB, whose protein sequence is MAGDSKKLQPIIVKRIKKGGHGHHGGAWKIAYADFVTAMMAFFLLMWLLGSTTEGDKKGIADYFNSPLKVALMGGSGSGDSSHVIKGGGADLSRQGGQVKNGDTEKTRKTINLQAFKAAQRRAELERLQGLKNSFEGKLANNARLAALKSQIRLDMTADGLRIQIVDEQQRPMFSSGSATVQPYMRELLRLIGEVLTEVPNRLTLEGHTDAAAFSAGERGYSNWELSADRANASRRELVAGGLPDARVLRVQGLASSALLDRSDPLNPANRRISIIVMNRDAEDRFFGRPTEPVDVSDAAVGAEAEPSTSLPNSR
- a CDS encoding alpha/beta hydrolase, translated to MDQGPLFPGFVPHRISTEPAVEIHALVGGSGPPLLLLHGHPQTHAIWHRVAPALAERFTLVLADLRGYGDSSKPAGAADHVNYSKRVMARDMLRLMHSLGFQAFSVLAHDRGARLAHRLALDHAGAVRRLVLLDIAPTLAMYEQTTQAFARAYWHWFFLIQPAPLPERLIEADPAAYVRDVMGRRSAGLAPFDPRALAEYMRALSLPGTAHGICEDYRASAGIDLEHDRQDLANGRRLSMPVLALWGEHGVVHRCFQPLGEWQRVADDVRGEALPCGHYIAEEAPDLLVAKALPFLAGSSTPASGRGSG
- the cheY gene encoding chemotaxis response regulator CheY is translated as MSTPPTDMKFLIVDDFSTMRRIVRGLLKEIGYNNAEEAEDGAVALNMLKNAKFDFVVSDINMPNMNGFELLAAVKKDESLKHLPVLMVTAEARKEDIVRAAQDGAAGYIVKPFTKATLEEKVQKIMQKLMAAA